Proteins found in one Geomonas subterranea genomic segment:
- a CDS encoding NAD-glutamate dehydrogenase domain-containing protein — protein sequence MTSKASVRRNAVNELSENRKWLREQINPYFFTSMQDEPEALALLERELRSLKANRRLILADRDKSLILARVNEPGSLYDSLRHFQDREISYAMITHSDGPMPGMNQALEIQRFEFDRKTNEDIKAWKDVQLPKGVIRKIAGEMRATYPEFDMKELDRLLKILWLNNESYLKVASPLRVAQVLQLQQKASRSGGLYLHVEPTPDVKISRVHFAVANPPQKEFLLQLMEVFNRLDLGVNRAYCLTISNGVHPYFLGTFLVNRRSGEVLEPGSELYSRLQQELYNTQIVSTKSYTYREFVTSNVMTGEEASLVNAFIAFCHTNLAHNQPDRFGLDDVQTAFHAHPEMSLQLVKLFRARFDPAITESHPLYGSILEETVRAVNDYNTGHRYLDEVRRAIYRCCLLFITHTLKTNFFVLEKQALAFRLNPTYLTELGPAFTADLPQALPFRVTFFFSRFGFGYHIGFSDIARGGWRTVIARNMDDFITNSNTIFRENFVLAHTQHLKNKDIYEGGSKLVLILDSSDLQRGSERQMENWRLYKLQHGVVNAFLDIFVTDHGVARSPAVVDYYREDEPIELGPDENMHDSMIENIARISKRRGYILGIGIMSSKEVGINHKEYGVTSTGVVKFAEITMAEVGIDIYRDPFSVKFTGGPNGDVAGNAMRILLERAPQVAIKLILDGTAALCDPEGADRKELGRIVLRQDLDAFDPQALHPGGFLLYRSGSRRDGLRELYRKVSKTAEGLREEWISTDEFSKVYASLPFTVKAELFIPAGGRPESIDKDNWQSYLLPNGTPSTGAIVEGANSFITPEARVQLQKKGVIIMRDASANKCGVISSSYEIIANLLLTETEFMAHKERYVQDVLEILEQRAADEARLILKRRREQPGLLCTEISDALSGEINEQYATIYRFFQNRPQLCLQPIYRKAILSHLPKMLREEPKYARRIKNLPQKYLFAILAAEIGSSLVYRGDREADFEATLKGHLVRMFGE from the coding sequence ATGACCAGCAAGGCCAGTGTCAGAAGAAACGCCGTTAATGAGCTTTCCGAAAACCGCAAATGGCTGAGAGAGCAGATCAACCCATACTTCTTCACGTCCATGCAGGACGAGCCGGAAGCGCTGGCGCTTCTGGAACGCGAGCTCCGTTCCCTAAAGGCCAACAGGCGCCTGATCCTGGCTGATCGGGACAAGAGCCTGATCCTCGCGAGGGTCAACGAACCGGGTTCCCTGTACGATTCGCTGCGGCACTTCCAGGACCGGGAAATCTCCTACGCCATGATCACCCACTCCGACGGCCCCATGCCCGGCATGAACCAGGCACTGGAGATACAACGCTTCGAGTTCGACCGAAAGACCAATGAAGACATAAAGGCCTGGAAGGATGTGCAGCTCCCCAAAGGGGTGATCCGCAAGATCGCCGGCGAGATGCGCGCGACGTATCCGGAATTCGACATGAAGGAGCTCGACCGCCTGCTCAAGATCCTCTGGCTCAACAACGAGAGTTACCTGAAGGTGGCCTCGCCGCTGCGCGTGGCCCAGGTGCTGCAGCTGCAGCAGAAGGCGAGCCGAAGCGGCGGGCTGTACCTGCACGTCGAGCCGACACCGGACGTGAAGATATCCAGGGTTCATTTCGCGGTGGCGAACCCTCCGCAGAAGGAGTTCCTCCTGCAGCTCATGGAGGTGTTCAACCGGCTCGACCTGGGCGTCAACCGTGCCTACTGCCTCACCATCTCCAACGGCGTCCACCCCTACTTCCTGGGCACCTTCCTGGTGAACCGGCGTTCCGGCGAGGTGCTGGAACCGGGTTCGGAACTTTACAGCAGGCTGCAGCAGGAGCTCTACAACACCCAGATCGTCTCCACCAAGAGCTACACCTACCGCGAGTTCGTGACCAGCAACGTGATGACCGGCGAGGAGGCATCCCTGGTGAACGCCTTCATCGCCTTCTGCCACACCAATCTCGCCCACAACCAGCCGGACCGTTTCGGGCTGGACGACGTGCAGACCGCTTTCCACGCGCATCCCGAGATGTCGCTGCAGCTCGTGAAGCTGTTCAGGGCCCGCTTCGATCCCGCCATCACCGAGAGCCATCCGCTCTACGGCTCCATCCTGGAAGAAACGGTGCGGGCGGTGAACGACTACAACACCGGTCATCGCTACCTCGACGAGGTGCGCCGCGCCATCTACCGCTGCTGCCTCCTCTTCATCACCCACACGCTGAAGACCAACTTTTTCGTGCTGGAGAAGCAGGCTCTCGCGTTCCGGCTCAACCCGACCTACCTCACCGAGCTGGGCCCCGCCTTCACCGCGGACCTGCCGCAGGCGCTCCCCTTCCGCGTCACCTTCTTCTTCAGCCGCTTCGGGTTCGGCTACCACATCGGCTTCTCCGACATCGCGCGCGGCGGCTGGCGCACCGTCATCGCCCGCAACATGGATGACTTCATCACCAATTCGAACACCATCTTCAGGGAGAACTTCGTGCTGGCGCACACCCAGCACCTGAAGAACAAGGACATCTACGAGGGGGGCTCGAAGCTGGTGCTGATCCTCGACTCCTCTGACCTGCAGCGCGGCAGCGAGCGCCAGATGGAGAACTGGCGGCTGTACAAGCTGCAGCACGGCGTCGTGAACGCCTTTTTGGACATCTTCGTGACCGATCACGGGGTGGCCAGATCACCCGCCGTGGTGGATTACTACCGCGAGGATGAGCCTATCGAACTGGGGCCGGACGAGAACATGCACGACTCCATGATCGAGAACATCGCCCGCATCTCCAAGCGGCGCGGCTACATCCTCGGCATCGGCATCATGTCCAGCAAGGAGGTGGGGATCAACCACAAGGAGTACGGTGTCACCTCGACCGGTGTGGTGAAGTTCGCCGAGATCACCATGGCGGAGGTGGGGATCGACATCTATCGCGATCCCTTCAGCGTCAAGTTCACCGGCGGTCCCAACGGAGACGTGGCGGGCAACGCCATGCGCATCCTGCTGGAGCGCGCCCCGCAGGTGGCGATCAAGCTGATCCTGGACGGCACCGCGGCGCTATGCGACCCGGAAGGGGCGGACCGCAAGGAACTGGGGCGGATCGTGCTGCGGCAGGATCTCGATGCCTTCGACCCCCAGGCGCTGCACCCGGGGGGGTTCCTTTTGTACAGAAGCGGCAGCCGTCGCGACGGCCTGCGTGAACTGTACCGGAAAGTGAGCAAAACCGCGGAGGGGCTTAGGGAGGAATGGATCTCCACCGATGAATTCTCCAAGGTCTACGCAAGCCTCCCCTTCACGGTCAAGGCCGAACTTTTCATCCCGGCGGGGGGGCGCCCCGAGAGCATCGACAAGGACAACTGGCAAAGCTACCTCCTTCCCAACGGCACCCCTTCGACGGGAGCTATCGTGGAGGGAGCCAATTCCTTCATCACCCCCGAGGCGCGCGTGCAGCTCCAGAAGAAGGGGGTCATCATCATGCGTGACGCCTCGGCCAACAAGTGCGGGGTCATCTCCTCATCCTACGAGATCATCGCCAACCTGCTCCTTACCGAGACGGAGTTCATGGCGCACAAGGAGCGCTACGTGCAGGACGTCTTGGAGATACTGGAGCAGCGCGCGGCGGACGAGGCGCGGCTCATCCTGAAGCGGCGCCGCGAGCAGCCGGGACTTTTGTGCACAGAAATTTCTGACGCCTTGAGCGGCGAGATCAACGAGCAGTACGCGACCATCTACCGCTTCTTCCAGAACCGGCCGCAGCTGTGCCTGCAGCCCATCTACAGGAAGGCGATCCTCTCGCACCTGCCCAAGATGCTCAGGGAGGAACCGAAGTACGCAAGGCGCATCAAGAACCTGCCGCAGAAGTACCTGTTCGCCATCCTGGCCGCCGAGATCGGTTCATCGCTTGTCTACCGTGGCGACCGTGAGGCAGACTTCGAGGCGACCCTCAAGGGGCACCTGGTGCGGATGTTCGGGGAGTAA